Proteins encoded by one window of Kribbella italica:
- a CDS encoding extracellular solute-binding protein, with the protein MTTSRRTFLRLTGAGAVAAGLAACGTSGPQSTGGSTGGGSTGTGATYWFLTGQPQQGIRAAQVKRFNDANSGTQLKTNEFQNDAFKQKIKTAIGAGQGPTLIWGWGGGGLKSYVDANQVEDLTSWFGQNAELKNQIFPAAFGAATVGGKIYAMPVETTTPIVLFYNKKVFEQVGAEPPKSWGDILDLVPKFNDAKIAPFSLGGQSRWTNMMWLEFLYDRIGGSEVFQNIFDGKANAWSDPSSLKALEEMQKLIKANGFIKGFSSITADSNADQALLYTGKAAMMLHGAWTYGGMKADGGDFVTGGHLGYMNFPPVDGGKGDPTSTVGNPGQYLSISSKASDADKEVAKKFLANNTLDSASVDAWIASGSVPVVKGTESKLAAVPDKNDAAWLKFVYDTSSTAKTFGQSWDQALSPSQAEALLDNIAKLFQLSISPQQFADSMNAVIGK; encoded by the coding sequence ATGACGACTTCTCGGCGCACGTTCCTCCGCCTGACCGGTGCCGGCGCCGTCGCGGCCGGCTTGGCCGCCTGCGGCACCTCCGGTCCACAGAGCACCGGTGGCTCGACCGGTGGCGGCAGCACCGGCACCGGTGCGACGTACTGGTTCCTCACCGGCCAGCCGCAGCAGGGCATCCGCGCGGCCCAGGTCAAGCGGTTCAACGACGCGAACTCGGGCACGCAACTGAAGACCAACGAGTTCCAGAACGACGCGTTCAAGCAGAAGATCAAGACCGCGATCGGCGCCGGCCAGGGTCCGACGCTGATCTGGGGCTGGGGCGGCGGAGGCCTGAAGAGCTACGTCGACGCCAACCAGGTCGAGGACCTGACCAGCTGGTTCGGCCAGAACGCCGAGCTGAAGAACCAGATCTTCCCGGCCGCGTTCGGCGCCGCCACCGTCGGCGGCAAGATCTACGCGATGCCGGTGGAGACCACGACGCCGATCGTGCTGTTCTACAACAAGAAGGTCTTCGAGCAGGTCGGCGCGGAGCCGCCGAAGTCGTGGGGCGACATCCTCGACCTCGTACCGAAGTTCAACGACGCCAAGATCGCGCCGTTCTCGCTCGGCGGCCAGTCGCGCTGGACGAACATGATGTGGCTGGAGTTCCTGTACGACCGGATCGGCGGCAGCGAGGTCTTCCAGAACATCTTCGACGGCAAGGCGAACGCCTGGTCCGACCCCTCCTCGCTCAAGGCGCTCGAGGAGATGCAGAAACTGATCAAGGCGAACGGTTTCATCAAGGGCTTCTCCTCCATCACGGCCGACTCCAACGCCGACCAGGCTCTGCTTTACACCGGCAAGGCCGCGATGATGCTGCACGGCGCCTGGACGTACGGCGGGATGAAGGCCGACGGCGGCGACTTCGTCACCGGCGGCCACCTCGGCTACATGAACTTCCCGCCGGTCGACGGCGGCAAGGGCGACCCGACCAGCACGGTCGGCAACCCGGGGCAGTACCTGTCGATCTCGTCGAAGGCCAGCGACGCCGACAAGGAGGTCGCGAAGAAGTTCCTCGCGAACAACACCCTGGACTCCGCCTCGGTCGACGCGTGGATCGCGTCCGGCAGCGTGCCGGTGGTCAAGGGCACCGAGTCCAAGCTGGCCGCCGTACCGGACAAGAACGACGCCGCGTGGCTGAAGTTCGTGTACGACACCTCCAGCACCGCGAAGACCTTCGGGCAGTCGTGGGACCAGGCACTCAGCCCGTCCCAGGCCGAGGCGCTGCTGGACAACATCGCCAAGCTGTTCCAGCTGTCGATCAGCCCGCAGCAGTTCGCCGACAGCATGAACGCGGTGATCGGCAAGTGA
- a CDS encoding carbohydrate ABC transporter permease — MVLPALAMFLAFGVVPLVGVLVLSFTQWDGLGAINPAGFSNWSSVLSDPGLPHALFVTFEIMILSWAVQTPLSLLLGVFLAGRQRYRALLAVLYFVPLLLSSAAIAITYKALLDPNFGLGAGLHIGFLTQDWLGKDNLALGVVIFVVSWQFIPFHSLIYQGGVRQIPTTMYEAASIDGAGRVRQFFSITVPQLKYTIITSSTLMVVGSLTFFDLIFVLTAGGPGDATRVLALDMYKRGFQANLMGPASVIAVLLVLIGLALALILRRVGGSTTASQQEGA, encoded by the coding sequence ATGGTCCTGCCGGCCCTCGCGATGTTCCTGGCCTTCGGCGTCGTCCCGCTGGTCGGCGTCCTGGTCCTGAGCTTCACCCAGTGGGACGGCCTCGGCGCGATCAACCCGGCCGGTTTCTCCAACTGGAGCAGCGTTCTGAGCGATCCGGGACTGCCGCACGCGTTGTTCGTGACGTTCGAGATCATGATCCTGTCCTGGGCGGTGCAGACTCCGCTGAGCCTGTTGCTCGGGGTGTTCCTGGCCGGGCGTCAGCGGTACCGCGCGCTCCTGGCCGTGCTGTACTTCGTCCCGCTGCTGCTCAGCTCGGCGGCGATCGCGATCACCTACAAGGCGCTGCTCGACCCGAACTTCGGGCTCGGCGCCGGCCTGCACATCGGGTTCCTCACCCAGGACTGGCTGGGCAAGGACAACCTCGCGCTCGGCGTGGTGATCTTCGTGGTGTCCTGGCAGTTCATCCCGTTCCACTCGCTGATCTACCAAGGCGGCGTCCGGCAGATCCCGACCACGATGTACGAGGCGGCCTCGATCGACGGCGCCGGGCGGGTCCGGCAGTTCTTCAGCATCACCGTGCCGCAGCTCAAGTACACGATCATCACGTCGTCCACGCTGATGGTGGTCGGCTCGCTGACCTTCTTCGACCTGATCTTCGTGCTGACCGCCGGTGGCCCAGGCGATGCCACCCGGGTGCTGGCACTCGACATGTACAAGCGCGGCTTCCAGGCCAACCTGATGGGACCGGCCAGCGTGATCGCCGTCCTGCTGGTGCTGATCGGACTCGCGCTGGCCCTGATCCTGCGCCGCGTCGGCGGCAGCACGACGGCCAGCCAGCAGGAAGGTGCGTGA
- a CDS encoding carbohydrate ABC transporter permease, with translation MAVATSARTATAPARGGTSYGRKLIRLNWLGGTAGWLWLVIVIVPIYWIVVTSFKDQSAFFTQNPFALPADPTIANYQLVIKSDFPRYFVNSVLVTAGTIVPAVAIAFMAAYAIVRGAGSRFLAGVNGLFLMGLAIPLQATIIPVYLLIIKLHLYDSLLAIVLPSIAFSIPLSVLVLTNFIRDVPKELFESMRVDGASEWGMLRSLALPLTRPALVTVSIYNGLGVWNGFLLPLILTQSPDKRTLPLALWTFQGQYSVNVPAVLASVVLTTLPIVILYAIGRRQLLSGLTAGFSR, from the coding sequence ATGGCGGTCGCGACGAGCGCTCGGACGGCAACCGCCCCGGCCCGCGGCGGTACGTCGTACGGGCGCAAGCTGATCCGGCTGAACTGGCTCGGCGGTACGGCGGGCTGGCTGTGGCTGGTGATCGTGATCGTGCCGATCTACTGGATCGTGGTCACGTCGTTCAAGGACCAGAGCGCGTTCTTCACCCAGAACCCGTTCGCGCTGCCGGCCGACCCGACGATCGCCAACTACCAGCTGGTGATCAAGTCGGACTTCCCGCGGTACTTCGTCAACAGCGTGCTCGTGACGGCCGGGACGATCGTTCCGGCGGTGGCGATCGCGTTCATGGCGGCGTACGCGATCGTCCGCGGCGCGGGCAGCCGGTTCCTTGCCGGGGTCAACGGGTTGTTCCTGATGGGCCTCGCGATCCCGTTGCAGGCCACGATCATCCCGGTGTACCTGCTGATCATCAAGCTGCACCTGTACGACAGCCTGCTGGCGATCGTGCTGCCGTCGATCGCGTTCTCGATCCCGCTGTCGGTGCTGGTGCTGACCAACTTCATCCGCGACGTGCCCAAGGAACTGTTCGAGTCGATGCGGGTCGACGGCGCGAGCGAGTGGGGCATGCTGCGCAGCCTCGCGCTGCCGCTGACCCGGCCGGCGCTCGTCACCGTCAGCATCTACAACGGCCTCGGCGTCTGGAACGGCTTCCTCCTGCCACTGATCCTGACCCAGAGCCCCGACAAACGCACGCTCCCGCTGGCGCTGTGGACCTTCCAGGGCCAGTACTCCGTCAACGTGCCGGCCGTGCTCGCGTCGGTCGTCCTGACCACGTTGCCGATCGTGATTCTGTACGCGATCGGGCGGCGGCAACTGCTGAGCGGCCTGACGGCCGGCTTCAGCCGCTAA
- the xylA gene encoding xylose isomerase has product MTNADFTPTPEDKFSFGLWTVGWQGVDVFGGEVRPVLDPAAAVHKLRELGAYGITFHDNDVFPFGSTAAERDAHLKPFRAALEETGLKVPMVTTNLFSHPVFRDGGFTNNDRDVRRYAIRKTADQLDLAAELGAETFVAWGGREGAESGAAKDVRAALDRYKEAFDILGSYALEQGYDIRFAIEPKPNEPRGDILLPTIGHALAFIESLEHSERVGLNPEVGHEEMAGLNYAHGIAQALWHGKLFHADLNGQNGPRYDQDLRFGAGNARGAFWTVDVLEHGGYDGPRHFDFKPPRTEDMDGVWASAAGCMRNYLILRAKVRAFRNDPEVQQALLDARLDQLAQPTLAAGENLATLRAEDFDPEEAGRRGMAFEQLDQLAIEHLYGTRS; this is encoded by the coding sequence ATGACGAACGCCGATTTCACCCCCACCCCAGAGGACAAGTTCTCCTTCGGGCTGTGGACGGTCGGCTGGCAGGGCGTCGACGTGTTCGGCGGTGAGGTCCGGCCGGTGCTGGACCCGGCCGCGGCCGTGCACAAGCTGCGTGAACTCGGCGCGTACGGCATCACCTTTCACGACAACGACGTGTTCCCCTTCGGCAGTACGGCGGCCGAGCGCGACGCGCACCTGAAGCCGTTCCGCGCCGCGCTGGAGGAGACCGGCCTCAAGGTCCCGATGGTGACGACGAACCTGTTCTCGCACCCGGTCTTCCGCGACGGCGGCTTCACCAACAACGACCGCGACGTCCGGCGGTACGCGATCCGCAAGACGGCCGACCAGCTGGATCTCGCGGCCGAGCTGGGCGCGGAGACGTTCGTCGCCTGGGGCGGTCGCGAGGGTGCCGAGTCGGGCGCGGCCAAGGATGTGCGGGCGGCGCTCGACCGGTACAAGGAAGCCTTCGACATCCTCGGGTCCTACGCCTTGGAGCAGGGCTACGACATCCGCTTCGCGATCGAGCCGAAGCCGAACGAGCCGCGCGGCGACATCCTGCTCCCGACGATCGGCCACGCGCTCGCGTTCATCGAGTCGCTGGAGCACTCCGAGCGGGTCGGCCTCAACCCCGAGGTCGGTCACGAGGAGATGGCCGGGCTCAACTACGCGCACGGGATCGCCCAGGCGCTGTGGCACGGCAAGCTGTTCCACGCGGACCTGAACGGCCAGAACGGCCCGCGCTACGACCAGGACCTGCGGTTCGGCGCCGGCAACGCGCGCGGCGCGTTCTGGACGGTCGACGTACTGGAGCACGGCGGGTACGACGGGCCGCGGCACTTCGACTTCAAGCCGCCGCGCACGGAGGACATGGACGGCGTCTGGGCGTCGGCGGCCGGGTGCATGCGCAACTACCTGATCCTGCGCGCGAAGGTCCGTGCCTTCCGCAACGATCCCGAGGTCCAGCAGGCGTTGCTCGACGCGCGCCTCGACCAGCTCGCCCAGCCGACGCTGGCCGCGGGCGAGAACCTGGCGACGCTGCGCGCCGAGGACTTCGACCCCGAAGAGGCCGGGCGGCGCGGGATGGCCTTCGAACAGCTCGACCAGCTCGCGATCGAGCACCTGTACGGCACCCGGTCCTGA
- a CDS encoding papain-like cysteine protease family protein — MRRVSTHRPWSWLVATIIGLTPIVPIAATAAPEPVAPAAQQVGQQVAASRYLDVNGQAQEKSNWCWAATGNSIARYYGKNYSQNQFCNLAFGYNQNAACPNDQATLANDQRAFRSIGISQGSYISGTLSFGSLQTEINANRPVMTRIGWKSGGGHMMDIIGYDASNSTIEYYNPWGSDPRYNTSTYNWYLNNSQFQWTHSLYRIGA, encoded by the coding sequence ATGAGGAGGGTCAGTACGCACCGCCCCTGGTCATGGCTCGTGGCAACGATCATCGGGTTGACACCGATCGTCCCGATCGCCGCGACGGCCGCGCCCGAGCCGGTCGCTCCCGCCGCCCAACAGGTCGGACAGCAGGTCGCCGCGAGCCGGTACCTCGACGTGAACGGCCAAGCCCAGGAGAAGTCGAACTGGTGCTGGGCCGCCACCGGCAACAGCATCGCCAGGTACTACGGCAAGAACTACTCGCAGAACCAGTTCTGCAACCTGGCCTTCGGCTACAACCAGAACGCCGCCTGCCCGAACGACCAGGCCACGCTGGCCAACGACCAGCGGGCGTTCCGCAGCATCGGGATCAGCCAGGGCAGCTACATCAGCGGCACGCTGAGCTTCGGCAGCCTGCAGACCGAGATCAACGCCAACCGCCCGGTGATGACGCGGATCGGCTGGAAGTCCGGCGGCGGTCACATGATGGACATCATCGGGTACGACGCGTCGAACTCCACGATCGAGTACTACAACCCGTGGGGCTCGGACCCGCGCTACAACACCTCCACCTACAACTGGTACCTGAACAACTCCCAGTTCCAGTGGACCCACTCCCTCTACCGGATCGGAGCCTGA
- a CDS encoding MFS transporter — protein MPLALLALAIGAFGIGTTEFVIAGLLPEVATEFGVSIPAAGWLITGYALSVAVGALPMTALGNRMRRKQLLLLLMAIFVAGNIVSPLAPSYGVMMAGRIVTALCHGAFFGVGAVVASDLVKPEKKASAIALMFTGLTVANVLGVPLGTFIGQDLGWRATFWVVAGLGVIGLIGIAALVPEIARPAGGNLRSELAVFRSAKVWLAVGTTVLGFGGVFASFTYIAPMMTEEAGLPESAISWLLVLFGIGMVFGNLLGGRFADRALMPTLYTSLGSLALVLVVFGFTVHWAVPAIVTLFLLGGFAFSTTPPLQLRTLASASSAPTVASAVNIGAFNLGNALAAWLGGLVIAGGYGYAATNWAGAAMAVGALILAVISGALDRRSAPALVAA, from the coding sequence ATGCCGCTCGCTCTGCTCGCGCTGGCCATCGGCGCGTTCGGGATCGGCACCACGGAGTTCGTCATCGCCGGGCTGCTGCCGGAGGTGGCGACCGAGTTCGGCGTCTCGATCCCCGCGGCCGGCTGGCTGATCACCGGGTACGCGCTGAGCGTTGCCGTCGGCGCCCTGCCGATGACCGCGCTGGGCAACCGGATGCGCCGCAAGCAGCTCCTCCTGCTGCTGATGGCGATCTTCGTCGCGGGCAACATCGTGTCGCCGCTCGCGCCGTCGTACGGCGTGATGATGGCCGGCCGGATCGTCACCGCGCTGTGCCACGGCGCGTTCTTCGGGGTCGGCGCCGTGGTTGCCTCCGACCTGGTCAAGCCGGAGAAGAAGGCGAGCGCGATCGCGCTGATGTTCACCGGACTGACCGTCGCCAACGTGCTCGGCGTCCCGCTCGGGACCTTCATCGGCCAGGACCTCGGCTGGCGCGCGACGTTCTGGGTGGTCGCCGGGCTCGGTGTGATCGGGCTGATCGGGATCGCGGCGCTGGTCCCCGAGATCGCCCGGCCCGCGGGCGGGAACCTGCGCTCCGAGCTCGCGGTCTTCCGGAGCGCCAAGGTCTGGCTCGCCGTCGGTACGACGGTGCTCGGCTTCGGCGGCGTGTTCGCGTCGTTCACCTACATCGCGCCGATGATGACCGAGGAGGCCGGACTGCCGGAGAGCGCGATCTCGTGGTTGCTGGTGCTGTTCGGGATCGGCATGGTCTTCGGCAACCTGCTCGGCGGGCGCTTCGCCGACCGCGCGCTGATGCCGACGCTCTACACGTCGCTCGGCTCGCTCGCGCTGGTCCTGGTGGTCTTCGGCTTCACCGTGCACTGGGCGGTGCCTGCGATCGTCACGCTGTTCCTGCTCGGCGGGTTCGCGTTCTCGACGACGCCACCGCTGCAGCTGCGCACGCTGGCCAGCGCGTCGTCGGCTCCGACGGTCGCGTCGGCGGTCAACATCGGCGCCTTCAACCTGGGGAACGCCTTGGCTGCTTGGCTCGGTGGTCTGGTCATCGCGGGCGGTTACGGGTACGCGGCAACCAACTGGGCCGGCGCTGCGATGGCCGTCGGCGCGCTGATCCTGGCCGTGATCTCGGGAGCACTCGACCGCCGCTCGGCTCCCGCACTTGTCGCTGCCTAG